The Salminus brasiliensis chromosome 8, fSalBra1.hap2, whole genome shotgun sequence genome has a window encoding:
- the vgll3 gene encoding transcription cofactor vestigial-like protein 3 — protein sequence MSCLDVMYHQNYGAHHYLPATSVAAAAAYKAAYYHHHHHHQQQQKKFSAAYSKMQGSMDMPAHCGQSKQAEKSRAESELQREEGPTGVEEARCKETQPAEAEYLSARCVLFTYFRGDIGDVVDEHFSRALSQPSAFTNDTKSNRHTPGEPWKDGGSPSDGQCGSLSSSLWSSSYPSQTTSPCISSVHTDFPTTAFHTADSGIWSGHSLTQPGLPPPSALTDSWPYGLGSQGAAGYPHVHEMYPHMHPRHPHPHPHAHPMLHHTHGTALDPRFSPLLLPGMRPSCSPSSSTEGVKTELEHSASAASSWPASFHGSVDIYDTALEQDKAKASVWF from the exons ATGAGTTGTTTGGATGTTATGTATCATCAGAACTATGGAGCTCATCACTATTTGCCAGCGACATcggtggcagcagcagcagcttataAAGCAGCGtactatcaccaccaccaccatcaccagcagcagcag AAAAAGTTCAGTGCTGCCTACAGTAAGATGCAAGGCTCTATGGACATGCCTGCGCACTGTGGCCAGAGTAAACAGGCTGAGAAGTCCAGGGCTGAGTCCGAGCTGCAGAGAGAAGAGGGGCCGACTGGTGTTGAGGAGGCGAGGTGTAAAGAGACACAGCCGGCTGAGGCTGAATACCTGAGCGCCCGGTGTGTACTCTTTACGTATTTCCGAGGGGACATCGGGGATGTGGTGGATGAGCACTTCTCTCGCGCCCTGAGTCAACCTAGTGCCTTTACTAACGACACCAAGAGCAACAGGCACACACCTGGAGAACCATGGAAAG ATGGAGGCTCTCCTTCAGATGGTCAGTGTGGCTCTTTGTCCTCCtcactgtggagcagcagtTACCCTTCTCAGACCACCAGCCCCTGCATCTCTTCTGTTCACACTGACTTCCCCACAACCGCCTTTCACACAGCAGACTCTGGCATTTGGAGTGGCCATAGCCTGACTCAGCCTGGGCTGCCCCCTCCATCAGCCCTCACTGACTCCTGGCCCTACGGCCTGGGCAGCCAGGGTGCAGCCGGATACCCTCACGTCCATGAGATGTACCCTCATATGCATCCACGCCACCCTCACCCCCACCCTCATGCCCATCCGATGCTCCATCACACCCATGGAACAGCCCTGGACCCCCGCTTTAGTCCCCTTCTGCTGCCTGGCATGAGGCCATCCTGCAGCCCTTCATCAAGCACAGAGGGAGTTAAGACAGAGCTGGAGCACAGCGCCTCTGCAGCATCCAGCTGGCCAGCGTCATTCCATGGCTCTGTGGATATCTATGACACAG CATTGGAACAGGACAAAGCAAAGGCCAGCGTCTGGTTCTGA